The Methanomicrobia archaeon genome segment CTTTCTTCACGGTGAAAAATCCGGAACTCACACGGATTATGAGCCATTTGATCTCCTCATTCGTCTTTACCATGCCATTCGAAGGCATGGACTGACGAAATAATAACTGGACTCCACACGGCGGCCGGATGACCGAAAAGTTTATATAACCCCTCCTTCTTAAGAAAATACGTACAGTACAAGAAATAAGTGATAAAAATGGCTGAAGTGTCAAGAGCACCTGTAACCAGAGTAGTTAGGGGCACAGGAGCGGAGGGCATGGGCGAACATGCCATTCGTTTACACGAACCGATTCATTCACCTGATACTCTGCGCTACCCAGTGGAATTTCCGTTCGAGTGGTGCCATAAAGGAATTTTCATAGCTAAACTCGAAAAACTATCAGAGGAAGAGCTGGGAGAACTGGCAGAGAAGAACAACGGGACGAAGAATAACTCGATTTGTGCACTTTGTGGTGAATCGAAAGAATTGGAGTATCGGAAGGAATCGGGCAATGTATCCCATCTCATCTGTGAGGATTGTGCTGTCCGTTATGTGCAGAAAGCGCTTGCGTTGCAAAGCCGCGAGACCGGATGATTAACTGGTTGATTGATTGATGGGACGAACGATCTGAGACGTATTAAACGACTCGCTCATTTCATTCGGTCATCAGTCACTACCAGAAACAGCACCGAGATGACCACTACGGCACGTGCACCGGGGAGTACCAATCCCGCCGCGACAAACGCTGATAGATCGTAGTCAGGATCGAGTTCCCGCGCTATCGAGCACTTCACTGCTCACGGACATCCCGCGAGGTAGAGAGCACGTTATTGATTAGAGGATCTCTACGAGCTGGATAGCAAACGTCAGGTCTTCACCCGCCAGCTCGTGATTGGCATCTACCGTTACATTCGTTTCCGAGACCTCGATTATCGTGACGATAATGGGTTCCCCGTTGGTTTGCGTCGCCTGTAACCGCTGGCCGACTTCGGGCTCCATGCCTGCTTGGAGTTGATCGCGGCTGACTTCCCAAACGAGTTCCTCATAATATGGGCCATACGCCTGATCAGCGGGGATTGTAAAGGTCTTTGATTCGCCGAGCTTCATACCCAAGACGCCCTGCTCAAAGCCCGGGATCATCTGACCCTCGCCAAGAGTAAATTGCAGTGGTTCACGTCCGATGGACGAGTCAAATACCGTACCATCCGCCAAGGTGCCCGTGTAATGAACCTTAACGGTATCACCCTCTTTTGCGGTTGCTGTCTTCTCAGCACAGCCAGCAACGAATACCACCAGGACAATTGCTAGTAGTGCTATCACACCTGCTATGGTTTTCTTCTTCATGGTTCTACGTACGTTCACTCACTTCTGATTCCTAATGATCTCCCCAGTACTTAAATCCCCTGCGTCTATACTGCTGTGTCAAATCCCGCCAAACTCTAGCCCCTTTCTTCTCTTTTCTTCTCTTTCCGATTTATGTTCTGCCATAAAGATCATTTCTCGCGCAGCTTCGGCGAATCCAGCCACAGCCCGGATACTTTCGTTTCACCCGCGATCTCCTGGAAGACGACCTTAACGATAACGTCGTCGGGCTCTTGCGTGAAGGTCGCTTTGTAATACACGATCGTGTACTGGTTTTGGCTTTCCACTTTCCAGAATTCCTTAGAGACGTACGCGCCGATCTTTGACTGGATGAGCGCGTTATTCTCGTGGAAGACTGGTTCGGGCAGCGCATTCTTCATTGTGGCGTCGAAATGTTCCGAATACTTTGTGTAATTATCCTCGTTCATCGCCACGAGAATGTTCTCGGTGATCGGGTCTGCGTAGGCTCGGACCTGCTCGACGTCGACTTCTGTCCGGGATAGACAGCCTGCGCAGAGTACCACAGCAAGCGCGACTAGGGCTACGACAATTTCTAAGGATTTATGTTTCATAGTGAGTCGCTCCTTTTAGGTCTATGTTGTGTTGTTATGATAGAATGTGCTACCTTCCTTCATATATTCTTCTGTTTCTGCTTTCGGTTAGATGACGCGTTTTAGCCACTTCTGGGGAAAGTTATAACAGCGCCTCGATCTCCTCATCGGTAAAGCCTAACTGACGAAATACCAGTTTCATGTATTTTGGTGTCAGTTCTCTTTTAGCCATCACCACGGGTGCGCTATACAATCGTCCGTCTTTTTCACGTTCAAATATCGCGTGGCTCGTGCCTCGCTGCCGGACGAATCGAGCACCACCATGTGCAAGAAGCTTGACAAACTTCTTACTAGACATTGGTGGAATTTTCTTATTAGGCACCGGCACGAACCTCAAAGGCTATGGTTTCCGAATATGCCCAGTCATGCGATGGTCGCACGTGCTCGACATCTTCGATGAGGAATTCCCGGAGAATTTCAGGAGGTGCAGGTCGTATTTCAGCCTCAAGTTTGTTCTCTTTTATGTACGCGAGATACTCTTCACAGGCCTCTTGCAGCATCTTCCGTGCTTCTTCGATACTTTCGCCCTGACTGGCTACGTTGAGTTCCAGGCATAACGCCACGTAATACTCTCCCGCCTTTTTGA includes the following:
- a CDS encoding type II toxin-antitoxin system HicA family toxin, with protein sequence MSSKKFVKLLAHGGARFVRQRGTSHAIFEREKDGRLYSAPVVMAKRELTPKYMKLVFRQLGFTDEEIEALL
- a CDS encoding peptidylprolyl isomerase; protein product: MKKKTIAGVIALLAIVLVVFVAGCAEKTATAKEGDTVKVHYTGTLADGTVFDSSIGREPLQFTLGEGQMIPGFEQGVLGMKLGESKTFTIPADQAYGPYYEELVWEVSRDQLQAGMEPEVGQRLQATQTNGEPIIVTIIEVSETNVTVDANHELAGEDLTFAIQLVEIL
- a CDS encoding type II toxin-antitoxin system HicB family antitoxin, whose protein sequence is MHLTGLLKKAGEYYVALCLELNVASQGESIEEARKMLQEACEEYLAYIKENKLEAEIRPAPPEILREFLIEDVEHVRPSHDWAYSETIAFEVRAGA
- a CDS encoding DUF3887 domain-containing protein; translation: MKHKSLEIVVALVALAVVLCAGCLSRTEVDVEQVRAYADPITENILVAMNEDNYTKYSEHFDATMKNALPEPVFHENNALIQSKIGAYVSKEFWKVESQNQYTIVYYKATFTQEPDDVIVKVVFQEIAGETKVSGLWLDSPKLREK